TGAActtgtgactggacatgtgggaagAGCCAGGGGCGTCCGGATGCATACTATCCGAGGTGGCGCCAGGCTGTGTGCTGCAGTCTCTAATGTCAatgcagtcttctgcagagaggaaaacaaagagagaaagtaattgTATCAATTCATTATTACTTTGTACATACTAAACATCAAGGGTTTAGAATGTATACTGCGTCGTTATAAATTCTCCGGCTCTCCTTTACACTAGGGGCCTGGGTGGGTAAACTCCAGAGGGGCAGATTCTGGAAGTTAGGTTGCCACATACTGCCCCTCAGGGTGTAATCCGGAGGATGCCTGGCTTAAAGTGCACGTGTGAGAGGTTGTTCAGCTAACAATTATACgttttcaattcatttattatttgaaaatgaTAAAACAGCACATGTGGCATCCGTCTTGATAAACCTATTTGGCTCTTAGGtgtttccatctttgaaatgctcAAGTTTTactcgtgttttagcagggctctgGTCGTTTCAAAAGAGCTCAAGGCATTTTTGCGCAGGAAGAATTGAGTACATTCTCAGTCGTTTCCAGGTTGTTACTTGCTTGCATGGCTGCAATGATTATTACTTACCTACAGGTGGGATGcttccaccaatatcctcttccaCCTTGATCAAAATGTTGTCTGGGGTCTCCTTCTTTCCACATTAagagggaaaacacacacacaacatattcTTGCATTTGCATAGAAAAATGTTCAATACCCACGACAAATTGAATCGTAAAGGTGTATGCTCTCTATGGCAtgtgctggagttgtaacagagTAAGCCTCACTTTTGGATGGTAAATGAGAAAGGATATTTTCAACCTGCACAGCCAGCTCCTTGCGGCAATCCAACCGCTCGCCACagtccaggctcttggccacgctgcaGTCTGCAGACAGCGAGTTTAGGGCCTCCAATTCGGACACGTTGAACAGGGTTTCATGGCCTTCCACGGCCAGTCCGTGGACACTCAGGATCCTCAGCTCCGCGTTTTGACAGGACAcgtgggaggagccgggggcgACCACATGTAGAAACTCAGAGGCCGCTGCGCTCTGCATGCTTCGGCCTCCAAAGGCATTGTTGTCTTCTGCAAAGAGGAAAAACCAAGACAGAAAGTAATTATTTGCACAAAACTGTACTTTGTACAAGTCAACCAAACTATAGAAAAATACAATatgcaacattgacacagagggtttaaaatatgtactgcagacacaaattCACAGTTTCGGAGGGAgacgtctcctccagccccctcctccctagacttGAAGGTCAAGCGGGTGTCCTGGTCGAGGACACTGAACGgacaccagcgcaaaatgagCACAACATTACACGTGAGACAATAATTGTATTTGGACAATAAGAGACAACGTGCCATTCCCTTTAAGCTGATCATCTAACATATATACgttttgaatttatttacgtttgagaatgataaaccaggTCATGTGGCCTGACCTCCGTCTTGAACCCCTTCTGGCCTCTTGTCTGTTTCCATTTTTGAAATACAACTCGCAAGTTTCACTTCCGTTTTATCAGGGCTCTGATCATGATGCGTTTTCAAAAAAGAAGAGCAGCCTTTTAGCGCAGTTAGAATCTAGTAGATAGCCTAGACTCTAAGCTGCATCTATGCATGTATCACCTGCTGGCCTGCATCCACTGATATCTTCTTCAATCTTGATTAAAATTATTCCGGGGGTCTCCTACTTGTCGTAAAGAgggaaacaaacacaagacatgTTCTTGCATTAGCACAGAAAGGTTATAAGCCACCATTCTAGACacattgaatcataaaggtgtgttcattctgtgtgtatgttgtgccTACCTCTGCTGGACTTGTAACTGACGACTCCACacttttggatggtgaatgaaAAGGGGAATGTCCAACCGCCTTGTGGTATATCAGGGGCTTCaggcctgatgatgatgattctgATGAGGAAGAATACATTACATCCAAGCCCATTCAGAGTTCAGGAAATGGCAATATCGTCAATATCGACTATTTCCTTTTACTACAAATCTAACAATTAATAGCATCCCCTAAACACTTGGACACTCCTGTTTTCAACCCATTTGTCGGAACTCAACTCACCATTTCCCTGTGATGTAGTCCGTGGTTTGCCGATGTTGTCTCGAGCCAGGGCAAAACGACTTGCTTCACCCGATGCTTTCGATCTTGTCTGAAGTCGCAAAGAAAACAGCTCACTCCTCATCTCCTTCATTCTCGTCCTCAGCGCTTCGTTTTCTTCGCGGCTCCGAGTTATTTGTAACTGAAGAGTAGCCGACCCTTCCGAGAACAGTTGGCTAATTTCAGATACAGCCGCTTTCGCAAGCACGTCCATTATGGACGAAAGCTGTTCTTCCATAGTTGAGCCGCACGGTGACATGTTTATTAACATATTTTACTCGACTACCGGCGAGAGGTAACAGTTACTGATAACAAAATAAACTCTGTGATGTCGATTTACCCCAGAACGGCATGCGCCCATTGGCCTCTTCCGGTATATTACTGTAACGACTggcaaaaaaaatcaaagaGGAAGTGGGAGTAGGCCTACCCGTTATTCTTTTTGTGGGGAGAATTTAACAGTTTAATGAAACACAGGCCCATGTTTTACACTAAATCGTGagcattcaaacacacatgcattattAATGttcaaaagataaaaaataaaaatttgcaaaagttacaacaataaaagtaaaacaatttttttccatttttttgagatccttattcaaattgaaaagctaaaATTTCCCCGTGATTGTAATGCACGTCCCCGTGATTGTaacgcaacacacggagcgtggccccGTGTGTTGCgtcaaattacatttcattaTTCATTGTGTGGAAGGCTACTCTACATAACCATTACATACATAAcgtctcggtgacggtgtcggaAGCGattacaccaacacaaacacaccgctaCCTAGACAAACCcaaacccattaaccccactcaATGTCTCTGCGGCAAAGGACCTATAGGAGGTTGCCAAAGGTCCGACTGTCGGTAATCTAAACCCCCCAGGATCCCTTACTGAACATTGCGACCACGCCCACGGTCGCTAAAATATATATCTTAGGATATCAATATGTGAGCACCGCTAAGATGTGTTATTATCACCCTATCAGAGCACTTCATTAATTCAATAATATAAAGATGAATAAGAATGCTTTTACAACAAACCATAGGCCATTTATGATATCACGACTTTATTgtcctttctttattttttcccctAAACTAGGTCCCACTGGCTAGGAAAGAGACACATACAGGTGTGCGCCAGACAGAACAGCGCGTCCCCGAGTGCCATCGAGGCAATGGACCCCctcatgtgtgagaggtttcTTCTTTATGCAGTCGCTCTTTTTCACTAAATTGTGAGTATTTGCAGCCTGTTAATGTCCATACACTCTTGCCAAATAGAAGGCACATGCATTATTTatgttcattaaaaaaagaGACCTTCCAAAAATGTGCTTGTGAAGGGGGTACTCAGCTGAAAACATATCTTAGAAGGGTTACACTTTTAGAAAAAGTTTAAGAGACACTGAGCTAGACTATTGAGGTGGAACAGGAGAGGACCAAGAACCAGTCAGGGGGGGCATGGGAAATCAGACAATtctatcatatatatatatatatatatatatatatatatatatatatatgacaacATATAGATGCAAGCATATCAATGTACGCACTGATCAGATGAGTTATTATCACCTTAATAGACAactttgtttttgtcgtaaactaggttCTACTGGCTAGGAAAGACCCATTAAGGTGCGCAAGACAGAACAGCGCCTCCCGAGTGCCACCGAGGCAATGACCCCCCTCATGTGTGACGAGGTTATTCTTTATGCAGCCAGTGAGTATTGACATTTTCTGTTGAGTGCAATTATCATGGTAAGCTGCAAATTTATATGAAATTAATAGTTTTCTAAAAGGTGGAATGTGGAAGCTACCTGAATAATCTAAATGATCAACGTCTGTGCGCAGTTTCATATATGTCTCGGGTCGCTGAAGCTGGCCTTGCACATGAGACACacgcagggcttctccccggagtgaatcCTCATGTGAATCTTCAGGTCGTAGCTCTGTCTGAATTCCtccatgcattggtcacacctgtagggcagtcctattcaactagcggcccgtgggccaaatgcagcccctcttaatttttttctggcccgcaagaggttgcatgcaaaaaataaatgtaataaaggagaaacatagttgcatgcaaatcaggtttctgtttgtagccggtgatactagccagtatcagtaccccacaatcaggaactggcatcacttattcggacaatgtttggctcaaccgatacatgtgagtctagcttttctcatatgaatgccatcagaacaaggtcacgttgctccatgacctatgagatgCTGCATAAgagtctcaggatgagccaaactaggcaaacaaggcagtgcaaccTTTCttactgactcactggctcaaaatgtctcatatgtacagtagtttttttttgatgattcaaacaacattgttgaattctaaatacgtgtccaaaatatgtgagaacaaaatcttttataatgatacgattaaaagtgaagaaggaaggaatgcgtctgaaaAGTTtgttccatgtagtagtactatatatattaagttaacactactttaagtacgattgaTTTGcagcgattcattcacgtagttttactctgtgtggcccatgaaccccagtggttttccttttcggcccacttgttaaggaggttcaATAGCCCTGCTGTAGGGCTTCTCTCTGGAGTGAATCCTCATGTGGACTTTCAGGTTAGAGTTCTGTCTGAATTCCtccatgcattggtcacacctgtagggcttctcttTGGAGTGAATCCTCATGTGGACTTTCAGGTTAGAGTTCTGTCTGAAGGCCTTCATGCATTgatcacacttgtagggcttctccccggagtgaatcctcatgtgggtcttcaggTCGGAGCTCTGACCGAAGcccttcatgcattggtcacacctgtggggcttctccccggagtgaatcctcatgtggctcttcaggtggcagctctgactgaagcacttcatgcattggtcacacctgtagggcttctccccggagtgagtcctcatgtgggtcttcaggCTAATTctctgactgaagcacttcatgcattgcacacacctgtagggcttctccccagagtgaatCCTCATGTGCGACTTCAGGCTAATGctctgactgaagcacttcatgcattggtcacacctgtagggcttctccctggAGTGAATTCTCATGTGGGACTTCAGGTGGCTCCTCTGACTGAAgagcttcatgcattggtcacacttgtagggcttctccccggagtgaacTGGACTgaacatgtgggaggagccaggggcatCTGGATGCAGACTATCCGAGGTGGCGCCAGGCTGTGTGCTGCAGTCTCTAATGTCAttgcagtcttctgcagagaggaaaacaaagacagagtTAGGAATtgtattaattcattattaCTTTGTACACACTTACCATCGAGGGTTTAGAATGTGTACTGCAATCAACCACACGCCCACTCACTCGTTATAAATTCCCTGGCTCTCCTTTACACTAGGGGCCTGGGTGGGTAAACTCCAGAGGGGCAGATTCTGGCAGTTTAGTTCCCACATACTGCCCCTCAGGGTGTAATCCGGAGGATGTCTGGCTTAAAGTGCACGTGTGAGAGGGCTACCTGTAAGttgatcagctaacatttataCGTTTAATTTAGTTAAACATTTTTTACTCATGTTTTAACAGGGCTCTGGTCGTTTCAAAAGAGGTCCAGGCTTTCAGCACAGGAAGAATCGAGGACATTCTCAGTGGATCCAGGTCCTTTGCTTGCTTGCATGGCTGCAATGGTTATAACTTACCTACAGGAGGGATGCATCCACCAATACCCGCTTCCTCCTTGATCAAAATGTTGTCTGGGGTATCCTGCTTTCCACATTAAgagggaaaaaacacacacaacatattcTTGCATTTGCACAGAAAAGTTGTCAATCCCCACGACAaattgaatcataaaggtgttTGCTCTCTATGGTATGTGTTGGAGTTGTAACAGAGTAAGCCTGACTTTTGGATGGTAAATGAGAAGGGGAATTTTCAACCTGAATAGCCAGCTCCTTGCGGCAATCCAACCATCCTCCACagtccaggctcttggccacgctgttaTGTGCAGACAgagagttcagggcctccagttCGGATGCGGTGAAAAGGGTGTCATGGCCTTCCACCACTAGTTGCCCCCCCCCTTGTCGGTGGACActcaggatccgcagctccGTGTTTTGACTGGACAcatgggaggagccaggggcgtccacatgcagactCTCCAAGGTGGCTCCGCTCTGCGAGATGCGTTCTCCAAAGGCGTCGCAATCTTCtgaaagaaggaaaaataaagacacaaaGTCATTACTTGAACAAAACTGTACTTTGTACAAGTCTACAGTACCATTTAAAAATAGAATATGTAAAATTGACAGACTTCAGGTTTAAAATATGTACTTCAGCCACAAATTCACAGTTTCAGAGAGGGACGTCTCCTCAAGCCCTCTCCTCCATAGACATGAAGCTCAAGCCGGTGTCCAGTTTGAGGACAATGAACGAACACCAGTGCAAAATGAGCTGAGCACAAAATTACCTGAAAGACAATTATTCAATTTGGACAATAACAAGAGACGACGTGCCATTCCCTGTAAGCTGATCATcgaacatttatatttttttaattttattcatGTTTGAGAATGAAAAACCAGGTGATGTTGCCTCCGCCTTGAAccccttctgggctcttgactgtttccatctttgaaatgaaACTCAAGTTTTACTTGTGTTTTAtcagggctctggtcatgatgcGTTTCCAAAAGAGAACCAGCCTTTTAGTGCAGGCAGAATCAAGTAGGCagatgctaaccctaaccctagactcTATGCTGCAATATGTATGACTCACCTGCTGGCCTGCATCCACTGATATCCTCTTCAATCTTGATTAAAATGATTTTGGGGGACTCCTGCTTGTCGTaaagagggaaacacacacaagacatctTCTTGCATTTGCACGGAAAAGTTGTCAACCCCCAATCTAGACacattgaatcataaaggtgtgttctttctatgtgtgtgttgtgcctaCCTCTGCTGGACTTGTAACTGACAAAGCCTCacttttggatggtgaatgaaAAGGGGGATGTACAACTGCCTTGTGGTCCATCAGGGGCTTtaggcctgatgatgatgaagaatacATTCTTGATCAAGACAATTCAGAATTCATGAAATGGGCATATCGTCAAATTATATTAGGCATGTGttgtgaaataaatataaatctttATTAATAGTTCTGAATGAAACATGATTACTATTATATCCATTTCCATTTAATACAAATTTAACAATTAATagttaatgtaaatgtgaagACATGCAAGAATGCTTTACGTCTCTATCTTATATAGCTTCCAAAAATCATTTAATTTACTTTTGCATTGCCTATTGgatgaaataaagaaatagaaTCCAAGCTTATTACGGTATGCTTTAATTCATACTGTATGAATTTTGATCTAGGCCTGTCTTTTACATAATTTAATCATATACAACAGACTTCCTTTACTCTTCACCAGTCTTTAGATTTGACATcagataaaataatattttttccttGAAGGCATGAAAACTACACACAAAGTTGTCTTCTGTTTCAAGGCATTTACAGACAATATGTTTGAACTTTCAACATGTAATTTTACATCGATgaacacaaatacattttagtaATGTACTAACGTAAACTAGCTATGCGCATCAACCTGAAGTGTCCTAGTCTTTACACCGTCGCATTTGTGACCCAACTTCAAACAACAGCTTATTCCTCTGGTTTCTGGGATTAAAACAGCGGGAGGCAGGTTATATAGGAAGAAATAACATCGAACATAACTGCTGTCAACTCTGCATTGCATTTCTTTCTTAATAATAAAACCTCTAGGCTAGATTATACAAACATTGGTTAAACATTCACTTCAAACATTGGTCCAAGGTTCATGGTCCTTTTATTCACCACAAAACAGTCCAAAAAATGGGATGAAGCATTGACTATTTGTGAGCACTGTGATTCTGCACCATCAGTGGCAAAACGTCAGACAATGCTGAGCACTAGGCTCAGTGGCTACTGCACACTAAGCACTGTTGGTCAGAGGGAGGTAGAACGTGACAAAGCTATGTTTTGCACATCATTTTTCTATCCTGTAATTGACAGCATGCTCAAGGAGTTGAACAGACGTTTCTCCAATACCAACTGTGAGCTCATGACAAGCATACAGTCTCTCAACCCCCAGAGTGATGCCTTTTTAAAGGAGACCAATGTTTTTTCATTTGGCCGTTTGTACAATGCAGACATTGATGATTTAGGGCATAACTCCATCAATTTAAGAGAGTTTTGGACAGAAAAATACAGAGTGGTGAAATTACAAAGCCATGCAATACAGTTGAGCTGGTTTGTTTTATTGAGCCATAGA
The Gadus morhua chromosome 7, gadMor3.0, whole genome shotgun sequence DNA segment above includes these coding regions:
- the LOC115546547 gene encoding zinc finger and SCAN domain-containing protein 30 isoform X2 yields the protein MLINMSPCGSTMEEQLSSIMDVLAKAAVSEISQLFSEGSATLQLQITRSREENEALRTRMKEMRSELFSLRLQTRSKASGEASRFALARDNIGKPRTTSQGNESSSSGLKPLIYHKAVGHSPFHSPSKSVESSVTSPAEETPGIILIKIEEDISGCRPAEDNNAFGGRSMQSAAASEFLHVVAPGSSHVSCQNAELRILSVHGLAVEGHETLFNVSELEALNSLSADCSVAKSLDCGERLDCRKELAVQETPDNILIKVEEDIGGSIPPVEDCIDIRDCSTQPGATSDSMHPDAPGSSHMSSHKFSRVHSLEKPYRCDQCMKGFKRSYDLKIHMRIHSGERPYKCEQCMKRFSQSYNLKIHMRIHSREKPYRCEQCMKRFSQSYHLKIHMRIHSGEKPCVCLQCKASFSDPRHLREHMINAHGHWGELTRVNGTL
- the LOC115546547 gene encoding zinc finger protein 28 isoform X1: MLINMSPCGSTMEEQLSSIMDVLAKAAVSEISQLFSEGSATLQLQITRSREENEALRTRMKEMRSELFSLRLQTRSKASGEASRFALARDNIGKPRTTSQGNESSSSGLKPLIYHKAVGHSPFHSPSKSVESSVTSPAEETPGIILIKIEEDISGCRPAEDNNAFGGRSMQSAAASEFLHVVAPGSSHVSCQNAELRILSVHGLAVEGHETLFNVSELEALNSLSADCSVAKSLDCGERLDCRKELAVQKETPDNILIKVEEDIGGSIPPVEDCIDIRDCSTQPGATSDSMHPDAPGSSHMSSHKFSRVHSLEKPYRCDQCMKGFKRSYDLKIHMRIHSGERPYKCEQCMKRFSQSYNLKIHMRIHSREKPYRCEQCMKRFSQSYHLKIHMRIHSGEKPCVCLQCKASFSDPRHLREHMINAHGHWGELTRVNGTL